The following coding sequences lie in one Manihot esculenta chloroplast, complete genome genomic window:
- the ndhF gene encoding NADH dehydrogenase subunit 5, which translates to MEHIYQYSWIIPFVTLPVPMLIGAGLLLFPAATKKLRRMWAFPSVFLLSIVMIFSIDLSIQQINSSFIYQYIWSWTINNDFSLEFGHLIDPLTSILSVLITTVGILVLFYSDNYMSHDQGYLRFFAYMSFFTTSMLGLVTSSNLIQIYIFWELVGVCSYLLIGFWFTRPIASNACQKAFVTNRVGDFGLLLGILGLYWITGSFEFRDLFKIFNNLIYNNQVNFLFVTLCAVLLFSGAIAKSAQFPLHVWLPDAMEGPTPISALIHAATMVAAGIFLVARLFPLFVIIPFIMNLIALIGIITVFLGATLALAQKDIKRSLAYSTMSQLGYMMLALGMGSYRAALFHLITHAYSKALLFLGSGSIIHSMEAILGYSPDKSQNMVLMGGLTKHIPITKTAFLLGTLSLCGIPPFACFWSKDEILNDSWLYSPIFAIIACFTAGLTAFYMFRVYLLTFDGHFNAHFQSYSGKKNSSFYSISLWGKEGSKMLNKNLRLLALLTMNNKERASFFWKNTYQIDGNVRNMTWPFITIQNFNTKRIFSYPHESDNTMLFPMLILVLFTLFIGAIGIPFNQFNQEGMLLDIDILSKLLTPSLNLLHQNPENSVDWYEFVTNATFSASIAFFGIFIASFLYKPVYSSLQNLNFFNSFAKKGPKRILWDKIINVIYNWSSNRGYIDAFYAISFIGGIRKLAELIHFFDKQIIDGTPNGVGVTSFFVGEGIKNVGSGRISFYLLFYLFYALIFLLIYYSVYKFII; encoded by the coding sequence ATGGAACATATATATCAATATTCATGGATCATACCTTTCGTTACATTGCCAGTACCTATGTTAATCGGAGCGGGACTCCTGCTTTTTCCGGCAGCAACAAAAAAACTGCGGCGTATGTGGGCTTTTCCAAGCGTTTTCTTGTTAAGTATAGTCATGATTTTTTCAATCGATTTGTCTATTCAGCAAATAAATAGTAGTTTTATTTATCAATATATATGGTCGTGGACTATCAATAATGATTTTTCTTTAGAGTTCGGACACTTGATTGACCCACTTACTTCTATTTTGTCAGTATTAATTACTACAGTTGGCATTTTGGTTCTTTTTTATAGTGACAATTATATGTCTCATGATCAAGGCTATTTGAGATTTTTTGCTTATATGAGTTTTTTCACTACTTCAATGTTGGGATTAGTTACTAGTTCTAATTTGATACAAATTTATATTTTTTGGGAATTGGTTGGAGTGTGTTCTTATCTATTAATAGGTTTTTGGTTCACACGACCTATTGCATCGAATGCTTGTCAAAAAGCGTTTGTAACTAATCGCGTAGGGGATTTTGGTTTATTATTAGGTATTTTAGGTCTTTATTGGATAACGGGCAGTTTCGAATTTCGGGATTTGTTCAAAATCTTCAATAACTTGATTTATAATAATCAGGTTAATTTTTTATTTGTTACTTTGTGTGCCGTTCTATTATTTTCTGGCGCAATTGCTAAATCGGCGCAATTTCCTCTTCATGTATGGTTACCGGATGCCATGGAAGGGCCTACTCCTATTTCGGCTCTGATACATGCTGCTACTATGGTAGCGGCGGGAATTTTTCTTGTAGCTCGCCTTTTTCCTCTTTTCGTAATTATACCTTTCATAATGAATCTAATAGCTTTGATAGGTATAATAACAGTATTTTTAGGAGCTACTTTAGCTCTTGCTCAAAAAGATATTAAGAGAAGTTTAGCCTATTCTACAATGTCTCAATTGGGTTATATGATGTTAGCTCTAGGTATGGGGTCTTATCGGGCCGCTTTATTTCATTTGATTACTCATGCCTATTCGAAAGCATTGTTGTTTTTAGGATCTGGATCCATTATTCATTCAATGGAAGCTATTCTTGGTTATTCTCCAGATAAGAGTCAAAATATGGTTCTTATGGGTGGTTTAACAAAACATATTCCAATTACCAAAACGGCTTTTTTATTAGGAACACTTTCTCTTTGTGGTATTCCCCCCTTCGCCTGTTTTTGGTCCAAAGATGAAATTCTTAATGATAGTTGGTTGTATTCACCTATTTTCGCAATAATAGCCTGTTTCACAGCGGGATTAACCGCATTTTATATGTTTCGGGTTTATTTACTTACTTTTGACGGACATTTTAATGCTCATTTTCAAAGTTACAGTGGTAAAAAAAACAGTTCATTTTATTCAATATCTTTATGGGGTAAAGAAGGATCAAAAATGCTTAACAAAAATTTGCGTTTATTAGCTTTATTAACAATGAATAATAAGGAAAGGGCTTCTTTTTTTTGGAAGAACACATATCAAATTGATGGTAATGTAAGAAATATGACGTGGCCTTTTATTACTATTCAAAATTTTAACACTAAAAGGATTTTTTCCTATCCCCATGAATCGGATAATACTATGTTATTTCCTATGCTTATCTTAGTACTATTTACTTTGTTTATTGGAGCCATAGGAATTCCTTTCAATCAATTCAATCAAGAAGGAATGCTGTTGGATATAGATATATTGTCAAAACTTTTAACTCCGTCTTTAAACCTTTTGCATCAAAATCCAGAAAATTCGGTGGATTGGTATGAATTTGTAACAAATGCAACTTTTTCAGCCAGTATAGCTTTTTTTGGAATATTTATAGCGTCCTTTTTATATAAGCCTGTTTATTCATCGTTACAAAATTTGAATTTCTTTAATTCGTTCGCTAAAAAAGGTCCTAAGAGAATTCTTTGGGACAAAATAATAAATGTGATATATAATTGGTCCTCTAATCGAGGTTATATAGATGCTTTTTATGCAATATCTTTTATTGGAGGTATAAGAAAATTGGCTGAATTAATTCATTTTTTTGATAAACAAATAATTGATGGAACCCCCAATGGGGTCGGTGTTACTAGTTTCTTTGTAGGAGAGGGTATAAAAAATGTAGGAAGTGGTCGCATCTCTTTTTATCTCTTATTTTATTTATTTTATGCGTTAATCTTCTTATTAATTTACTACTCTGTTTATAAATTCATTATTTAG
- the rps15 gene encoding ribosomal protein S15 — MVKNSFISVISQEEKDENKGSVEFQIVSFTNKIRRLTSHFELHRKDYLSQRGLRKILGKRQRLLSYLAKKNRVRYKELISRLDIRESKTR; from the coding sequence ATGGTAAAAAATTCATTCATTTCAGTTATTTCACAAGAAGAAAAAGACGAAAACAAGGGATCTGTTGAATTTCAAATAGTAAGTTTCACTAATAAGATACGAAGACTTACTTCACATTTTGAATTGCATAGAAAAGACTATTTATCTCAGAGAGGTTTGCGAAAAATTCTAGGAAAACGACAACGACTGCTGTCTTATTTAGCAAAGAAAAATAGAGTACGTTATAAAGAATTAATTAGCCGGTTGGATATTCGGGAATCAAAAACTCGTTAA
- the ndhD gene encoding NADH dehydrogenase subunit 4, with protein MNSFPWLTIFVVLPISGGSLIFLFPHRGNKVIKWYTIFICIFELLLMTYAFSYYFQLDDPLIQLTEDYKWIQFFDFYWRLGIDGFSLGPILLTGFITTLATLAARPITRDSRLFHFLMLAMYSGQIGLFSSQDLLLFFIMWELELIPVYLLLSMWGGKKRLYSATKFILYTAGGSVFLLMGALGIALYGSNEPRFHFETSANQSYPVALEIFFYIGFLIAFAVKSPIIPLHTWLPDTHGEAHYSTCMLLAGILLKMGAYGLVRINMELLPHAHSIFSPWLIIVGVMQIIYAASTSPGQRNLKKRIAYSSVSHMGFIIIGICSISDMGLNGAILQIISHGFIGAALFFLAGTGYDRIRRVYLDEMGGMATSMPKIFTTFSILSLASLALPGMSGFFAELIVFFGIITGQKYLLMSKILITFVMAVGMILTPIYLLSMLRQMFYGYKLFNAPNSYFFDSGPRELFVSISILLPVIGIGFYPDFVFSLSVDRVEAILSNYFYR; from the coding sequence ATGAATTCTTTTCCTTGGTTAACAATATTTGTAGTTTTACCGATATCCGGGGGTTCCTTAATTTTCCTTTTCCCTCATAGAGGAAATAAAGTAATAAAATGGTATACTATATTTATATGCATCTTTGAGCTACTTTTAATGACTTATGCGTTCTCTTATTATTTCCAATTGGACGATCCATTAATCCAATTAACAGAAGATTATAAATGGATCCAATTTTTTGATTTTTACTGGAGATTGGGAATCGATGGATTTTCTTTAGGACCTATTTTACTGACAGGATTTATCACCACTTTAGCTACTTTAGCGGCTCGGCCAATTACTCGGGATTCCCGATTATTTCATTTTCTGATGTTAGCAATGTATAGTGGTCAAATAGGATTATTTTCTTCTCAAGATCTTTTACTTTTTTTTATCATGTGGGAGTTAGAATTAATTCCCGTTTATCTACTTCTATCCATGTGGGGGGGAAAGAAACGTCTGTATTCAGCTACAAAGTTTATTTTGTATACTGCGGGAGGTTCCGTTTTTTTATTAATGGGAGCTTTGGGTATCGCTTTATATGGTTCTAATGAACCAAGATTCCATTTTGAAACATCAGCTAATCAATCATATCCTGTGGCGCTAGAAATATTTTTCTATATTGGATTTCTTATTGCTTTTGCTGTCAAATCACCGATTATACCCTTACATACATGGTTACCAGACACCCACGGGGAAGCACATTACAGTACTTGTATGCTTCTAGCCGGAATCTTATTAAAAATGGGGGCGTACGGATTGGTTCGAATCAATATGGAATTATTACCTCACGCTCATTCTATTTTTTCTCCCTGGTTGATAATAGTAGGCGTAATGCAAATAATCTATGCAGCTTCAACATCTCCTGGTCAACGAAATTTAAAAAAAAGAATAGCCTATTCTTCTGTATCTCATATGGGTTTCATAATTATAGGAATTTGCTCTATAAGTGATATGGGACTCAATGGAGCCATTTTACAAATAATATCACATGGATTTATTGGTGCCGCACTTTTTTTCTTGGCAGGAACGGGTTATGATAGAATACGTCGTGTTTATCTTGATGAAATGGGCGGAATGGCTACCTCAATGCCAAAAATATTCACGACATTCAGTATCTTATCACTAGCTTCCCTTGCATTACCAGGCATGAGCGGTTTTTTTGCGGAATTGATAGTATTTTTTGGAATAATTACCGGCCAAAAATATCTTTTAATGTCAAAAATATTAATTACTTTTGTAATGGCAGTTGGAATGATATTAACTCCTATTTATTTATTATCTATGTTACGCCAGATGTTTTATGGATACAAGCTGTTTAATGCCCCAAACTCTTATTTTTTTGATTCTGGACCGCGGGAGCTATTTGTTTCGATCTCTATCCTTCTGCCTGTAATAGGGATTGGTTTTTATCCGGATTTCGTTTTCTCATTATCAGTTGACCGGGTTGAAGCTATTCTATCTAATTATTTTTATAGATAG
- the ndhA gene encoding NADH dehydrogenase subunit 1: MIIDTTEVQAINSFSRLESLNEVYGIIWVFAPIFILVLGITTGILVIVWLEREISAGIQQRIGPEYAGPLGVLQALADGTKLLFKENLFPSRGDIRLFSIGPSIAVISTILSYSVIPFGYHLVLTDLNIGVFLWIAISSIAPIGLLMSGYGSNNKYSFLGGLRAAAQSISYEIPLTLCVLSISLLSNSSSTVDIVEAQSKSGFWGWNLWRQPIGFIIFFISSLAECERLPFDLPEAEEELVAGYQTEYSGIKFGLFYIASYLNLLVSSLFVTVLYLGGWNISIPYIFVPELFEIKKMSGVFGTTIGIFITLVKTYLFLFIPITTRWTLPRLRMDQLLNLGWKFLLPISLGNLLLTTSFELLSL; encoded by the exons ATGATAATTGATACAACAGAAGTACAAGCTATCAATTCTTTTTCTAGATTAGAATCCTTAAACGAGGTCTATGGAATTATATGGGTGTTTGCCCCGATTTTTATTCTTGTATTGGGAATCACGACAGGCATACTAGTAATTGTATGGTTAGAAAGAGAAATATCTGCAGGGATACAACAACGTATTGGACCTGAATATGCCGGTCCTTTAGGAGTTCTTCAAGCTCTAGCGGATGGGACAAAACTACTTTTCAAAGAGAATCTTTTTCCATCTAGGGGGGATATTCGTTTATTCAGTATCGGACCATCCATAGCAGTCATATCAACTATATTAAGCTATTCGGTAATTCCTTTTGGCTATCACCTTGTTTTAACTGATCTAAATATTGGTGTTTTTTTATGGATTGCCATTTCAAGTATTGCTCCCATCGGACTTCTTATGTCAGGATATGGATCAAATAATAAATATTCCTTTTTGGGTGGTTTACGAGCTGCTGCTCAATCGATTAGTTATGAAATACCATTAACTCTTTGTGTGTTATCCATATCTCTA TTATCTAATAGTTCAAGTACAGTTGATATAGTTGAGGCACAATCAAAATCTGGTTTTTGGGGGTGGAATTTGTGGCGTCAACCTATAGGATTTATCATTTTTTTTATTTCTTCTCTAGCAGAATGTGAGAGATTACCTTTTGATTTACCAGAAGCAGAAGAAGAATTAGTAGCAGGTTATCAAACCGAATATTCGGGCATCAAATTTGGTTTATTTTATATTGCTTCCTATCTAAACTTATTAGTTTCTTCATTATTTGTAACAGTTCTTTACTTGGGCGGTTGGAATATCTCTATTCCGTATATATTCGTTCCTGAGCTTTTTGAAATAAAAAAAATGAGCGGAGTCTTTGGAACAACAATTGGTATCTTTATTACATTGGTTAAAACTTATTTGTTCTTGTTCATTCCTATCACAACAAGATGGACTTTACCTAGACTAAGAATGGACCAACTTTTAAATCTTGGATGGAAATTTCTTTTACCTATTTCTCTCGGTAATCTATTATTAACAACCTCTTTCGAACTTCTTTCACTATAA
- the rpl32 gene encoding ribosomal protein L32, with translation MAVPKKRTSISKKRIRKNLWKRKGYWTVLKAFSLAKSLSTGNSKSFFVRQIKD, from the coding sequence ATGGCAGTTCCAAAAAAGCGCACTTCTATATCAAAAAAGCGTATTCGAAAAAATCTTTGGAAAAGAAAGGGATATTGGACAGTATTGAAAGCTTTTTCATTAGCGAAATCTCTTTCTACAGGTAATTCAAAAAGTTTTTTTGTGCGACAAATAAAAGATTAA
- the psaC gene encoding photosystem I subunit VII (9 kDa protein): MSHSVKIYDTCIGCTQCVRACPTDVLEMIPWDGCKSKQIASAPRTEDCVGCKRCESACPTDFLSVRVYLWHETTRSMGLAY, encoded by the coding sequence ATGTCACATTCAGTAAAGATTTATGATACATGTATAGGGTGTACTCAATGTGTCCGAGCCTGCCCCACAGATGTATTAGAAATGATACCTTGGGATGGATGTAAATCTAAGCAAATTGCTTCTGCTCCAAGAACAGAGGACTGTGTCGGTTGTAAGAGATGTGAATCCGCCTGTCCAACAGATTTCTTGAGTGTTCGAGTTTATTTATGGCATGAAACAACTCGAAGCATGGGTCTAGCTTATTGA
- the ndhI gene encoding NADH dehydrogenase subunit I, whose product MFPMVTGFMNYGQQTIRAARYIGQGFMITLSHANRLPVTVQYPYEKLITSERFRGRIHFEFDKCIACEVCVRVCPIDLPVVDWKLETDIRKKRLLNYSIDFGICIFCGNCVEYCPTNCLSMTEEYELSTYDRHELNYNQIALGRLPMSVVDDYTIRTILNSTQKK is encoded by the coding sequence ATGTTTCCCATGGTAACTGGGTTCATGAATTATGGGCAACAAACCATACGAGCTGCAAGGTACATTGGTCAAGGTTTCATGATTACCTTATCTCATGCAAATCGTTTACCTGTAACTGTTCAATATCCTTATGAAAAATTAATCACATCGGAGCGTTTCCGCGGTCGAATTCATTTTGAATTTGATAAATGCATTGCTTGTGAAGTATGTGTTCGTGTATGTCCTATAGATCTACCTGTTGTTGATTGGAAATTGGAAACTGACATTCGAAAGAAACGGTTGCTTAATTACAGTATTGATTTCGGAATCTGTATATTTTGTGGCAACTGTGTTGAGTATTGTCCGACAAATTGTTTATCGATGACTGAAGAATATGAGCTTTCTACTTATGATCGTCACGAATTGAATTATAATCAAATTGCTTTAGGTCGTTTACCAATGTCAGTAGTTGACGATTATACAATTCGAACAATTTTGAATTCAACTCAAAAAAAATAG
- the ndhG gene encoding NADH dehydrogenase subunit 6, protein MDLPGLIHDFLLVFLGLGLILGGLGVVLLTNPIYSAFSLGLVLVCISLFYILSNSHFVAAAQLLIYVGAINVLIIFAVMFMNGSEYYKDFNLWTVGSGVTSLVCTSIFVSLITIIPDTSWYGIIWTTKTNQIIEQDLISNGQQIGIHLSTDFFLPFEFISIILLVALIGAIAVARQ, encoded by the coding sequence ATGGATTTGCCTGGACTAATTCATGATTTTCTTTTAGTCTTTCTGGGGTTAGGTCTTATATTAGGAGGTCTAGGAGTAGTATTACTTACCAACCCAATTTATTCTGCCTTTTCGTTGGGATTGGTTCTTGTTTGTATATCTTTATTCTATATTTTATCAAACTCTCATTTTGTAGCTGCCGCACAGCTCCTTATTTATGTGGGAGCTATAAATGTTTTAATTATATTTGCCGTGATGTTCATGAATGGTTCAGAATATTACAAAGATTTTAATCTTTGGACTGTTGGAAGCGGGGTTACTTCCTTAGTTTGTACAAGTATTTTTGTTTCACTAATTACTATTATTCCAGATACGTCATGGTACGGAATTATTTGGACTACAAAAACAAATCAGATTATAGAACAAGATTTGATAAGTAATGGCCAACAAATTGGAATTCATTTATCAACAGATTTTTTTCTTCCATTTGAATTCATTTCAATAATTCTTTTAGTTGCTTTGATAGGTGCGATTGCTGTGGCTCGTCAGTAA
- the ndhH gene encoding NADH dehydrogenase subunit 7 — MNVPATRKDLMIVNMGPHHPSMHGVLRLIVTLDGEDVIDCEPILGYLHRGMEKIAENRTIIQYLPYVTRWDYLATMFTEAITVNGPELLGNIQVPKRAGYIRVIMLELSRIASHLLWLGPFMADIGAQTPFFYIFRERELVYDLFEAATGMRMMHNFFRIGGVASDLPHGWIDKCLDFCDYFLTGVTEYQKLITRNPIFLERVEGVGIVGTEEAINWGLSGPMLRASGVQWDLRKVDHYECYDEFDWEIQWQKEGDSLARYLVRIGEMLESIKIIQQALEGIPGGPYENLETRRFDRERDSEWNDFEYRFISKKTSPTFELPKQELYVRVEAPKGELGIFLIGDQSGFPWRWKIRPPGFINLQILPELVKRMKLADIMTILGSIDIIMGEVDR, encoded by the coding sequence ATGAATGTACCAGCTACACGAAAAGACCTTATGATAGTTAATATGGGTCCCCACCACCCATCAATGCATGGTGTTCTTCGACTCATCGTTACTCTAGACGGGGAAGATGTTATTGACTGCGAACCAATATTAGGTTATTTACACAGAGGAATGGAAAAAATTGCGGAAAATCGAACAATTATACAATATTTGCCCTATGTAACACGTTGGGATTATTTGGCTACTATGTTCACAGAAGCAATAACAGTAAATGGTCCAGAACTGTTAGGAAATATTCAAGTGCCTAAAAGAGCTGGCTATATCAGAGTAATTATGTTGGAATTGAGTCGTATAGCTTCTCATTTGTTATGGCTTGGCCCTTTTATGGCAGATATTGGTGCACAGACTCCTTTCTTCTATATCTTTAGAGAAAGAGAGTTAGTATATGATTTATTCGAAGCTGCCACTGGTATGAGAATGATGCATAATTTTTTTCGTATCGGAGGAGTAGCGTCTGATCTACCTCATGGTTGGATAGATAAATGTTTGGATTTTTGCGATTATTTTTTAACAGGAGTTACTGAATATCAAAAACTTATTACGCGAAATCCTATTTTTTTAGAACGAGTTGAGGGGGTAGGTATTGTTGGTACAGAAGAAGCAATAAATTGGGGTTTATCAGGACCAATGCTACGAGCTTCTGGAGTACAATGGGATCTTCGTAAAGTTGATCATTATGAGTGTTACGACGAATTTGATTGGGAAATCCAGTGGCAAAAAGAAGGAGATTCCTTAGCTCGTTATTTAGTCCGGATTGGTGAAATGCTGGAATCTATAAAAATTATTCAACAGGCTCTGGAAGGAATTCCGGGGGGGCCCTATGAGAATTTAGAAACCCGACGCTTTGATAGAGAAAGGGATTCGGAATGGAACGATTTCGAATATCGATTCATTAGTAAAAAAACTTCTCCTACTTTTGAATTACCGAAACAAGAACTTTATGTGAGAGTCGAAGCACCAAAAGGAGAATTGGGAATTTTTCTGATAGGGGATCAGAGCGGTTTTCCTTGGAGATGGAAAATTCGTCCGCCAGGTTTTATCAATTTGCAAATTCTTCCTGAATTAGTTAAAAGAATGAAATTGGCTGATATTATGACAATACTAGGTAGTATAGATATCATTATGGGAGAAGTTGATCGTTGA
- the ndhE gene encoding NADH dehydrogenase subunit 4L, producing the protein MMLEHVLVLSAYLFSIGIYGLITSRNMVRALMCLELILNAVNLNFVTFSDFFDSRQLKGNIFSIFVIAIAAAEAAIGPAIVSAIYRNRKSIHINQSNLLNK; encoded by the coding sequence ATGATGCTCGAACATGTACTTGTTTTGAGTGCCTATTTATTTTCTATTGGTATCTATGGATTGATCACGAGTCGAAATATGGTTAGAGCCCTTATGTGCCTTGAACTTATACTGAATGCAGTTAATCTAAATTTCGTAACATTTTCTGATTTTTTTGATAGTCGCCAATTAAAAGGAAATATTTTTTCAATTTTTGTTATAGCTATCGCAGCCGCTGAAGCAGCTATTGGACCAGCTATTGTTTCGGCAATTTATCGTAATAGAAAATCAATCCATATCAATCAATCGAATTTGTTGAATAAGTAG
- the ccsA gene encoding cytochrome c biogenesis protein, with product MIFSTLEHILTHISFSVVSIVITIHLITLLADEFVELYDSSEKGMITTFFCITGLLVTRWIFLGHLPLSDLYESLIFLSWSFSIIHMVPYFKKHKNFLSAITAPSTFFTQGFATSGLLTDMHQSEILVPALQSQWLMMHVSMMILGYAALLCGSLFSVAFLVITFRKIIRIFDKSNNLLNNSFFFSEIQYMAERKNVLRNISFLSSRNYYRFQLIQQLDDWGYRIISIGFIFLTIGILSGAVWANEAWGSYWNWDPKETWAFITWTIFAIYFHIRTNKKLEGFHSAIVASIGFLLIWICYFGVNLLGIGLHSYGSFTLTISI from the coding sequence ATGATATTCTCGACTTTAGAACATATATTAACACATATATCTTTTTCAGTCGTGTCAATTGTAATTACAATTCATTTGATAACCTTATTAGCCGATGAATTCGTAGAACTATATGATTCGTCAGAAAAGGGCATGATAACTACTTTTTTTTGTATAACAGGATTATTAGTTACTCGTTGGATTTTTTTGGGACATTTACCATTAAGTGATTTATATGAATCATTAATCTTTCTTTCATGGTCTTTTTCCATTATTCATATGGTTCCGTATTTTAAAAAACATAAAAATTTTTTAAGCGCAATAACCGCGCCAAGTACTTTTTTTACCCAAGGGTTTGCTACTTCGGGTCTTTTAACTGACATGCATCAATCCGAAATCTTAGTGCCCGCTCTCCAATCCCAGTGGTTAATGATGCACGTAAGTATGATGATATTGGGCTATGCAGCTCTTTTGTGTGGATCATTATTTTCAGTAGCATTTCTAGTAATCACATTTCGAAAAATCATAAGAATTTTTGATAAAAGCAATAATTTATTAAACAATTCGTTTTTCTTTAGTGAGATACAATATATGGCGGAAAGAAAGAATGTTTTAAGAAATATTTCTTTTCTTTCTTCTAGGAATTATTACAGGTTTCAATTGATTCAACAATTAGATGACTGGGGTTATCGTATTATAAGTATAGGGTTTATCTTTTTAACAATAGGTATTCTTTCGGGAGCAGTCTGGGCTAATGAAGCATGGGGATCGTATTGGAATTGGGACCCAAAAGAAACTTGGGCATTTATTACGTGGACCATATTCGCGATTTATTTCCATATTCGAACAAATAAAAAATTGGAGGGTTTCCATTCCGCAATTGTCGCTTCTATCGGTTTTCTTCTAATTTGGATATGCTATTTTGGAGTTAATTTATTAGGAATAGGACTACATAGTTATGGTTCATTTACATTAACAATTAGTATCTAA